A window of the Isosphaera pallida ATCC 43644 genome harbors these coding sequences:
- the fabD gene encoding ACP S-malonyltransferase: MGRTAFLFPGQGAQVVGMGCELIRDRAEARDLFARANDLLGFDLTAICLDGPPEALNATDVSQPAIFVASLAALEDLKATRPEVVAACEGAAGLSLGEYTALTFAGALDFEAGLKIVRLRGQAMQEAALASPSGMTSVIGLDEAAIDQLCQRLAPYGRLWKANLLGHGNIVVSGENAALEHLEPIAAELGASRCVPLTVAGAFHTPLMKPADQRLAAALAEIELRPPRLPVYSNVDARVHTDPDEIRDLLVRQVIAPVRWEESMNAMIADGFDSFIEIGPGRVLAGLLKRIHRKIPCENIPAR, encoded by the coding sequence ATGGGGCGAACCGCCTTTTTGTTTCCTGGTCAAGGCGCTCAGGTGGTGGGGATGGGTTGCGAGCTAATCCGCGACCGTGCCGAGGCCCGCGATCTCTTCGCACGGGCCAACGACCTGCTCGGCTTTGACTTGACCGCGATTTGCCTCGACGGCCCGCCCGAGGCTCTTAACGCCACCGACGTGAGCCAGCCCGCGATCTTCGTGGCCAGCCTCGCGGCGCTCGAGGATCTCAAAGCGACCCGACCCGAGGTCGTCGCCGCCTGTGAAGGGGCCGCCGGGCTAAGTCTGGGTGAATACACCGCCCTGACCTTCGCCGGCGCATTGGACTTCGAGGCTGGCCTCAAAATTGTCCGGCTCCGCGGCCAAGCGATGCAGGAGGCGGCCCTCGCCTCCCCCAGCGGCATGACGAGCGTCATTGGTTTGGATGAAGCCGCGATCGATCAACTCTGTCAACGTCTCGCTCCTTACGGCCGTCTTTGGAAGGCCAACCTGCTGGGACACGGTAACATCGTCGTCTCGGGTGAGAACGCGGCGCTGGAACACCTCGAACCGATCGCCGCCGAACTAGGCGCGTCCCGCTGCGTCCCTCTGACGGTCGCCGGAGCGTTCCATACCCCGTTGATGAAACCGGCCGACCAGCGCCTCGCCGCCGCGCTGGCCGAGATCGAACTGCGTCCGCCCCGTCTGCCGGTTTACTCTAACGTGGACGCCCGCGTTCATACCGATCCCGACGAAATCCGCGACCTGCTGGTGCGCCAGGTGATCGCCCCCGTGCGCTGGGAGGAGTCGATGAACGCCATGATCGCCGACGGGTTCGACTCGTTCATTGAGATCGGCCCCGGACGTGTGCTGGCCGGTCTGCTCAAGCGAATCCATCGCAAAATTCCTTGTGAGAATATTCCGGCTCGTTGA
- a CDS encoding DUF1573 domain-containing protein: MSINMIESKVAPSQFRVKLGPALIVASVGLIGLATWVFAWFGSIGVASAYLAGARLIPDTHSKSFGTIDRGTDGIVVFHLTNWKTQPITIVGAQSVCTCVATGDLPMTIPPGETRPLNVKLKTTLEDEGPVSQEILLFTDDRKHRTVGLRVSGVVRSAGRSIEELVQENLEKTIPNESRK, from the coding sequence ATGTCGATAAACATGATCGAATCCAAGGTCGCGCCCTCGCAATTCAGGGTCAAGTTGGGACCAGCGTTGATCGTCGCAAGCGTTGGTCTGATCGGACTCGCGACCTGGGTCTTCGCGTGGTTTGGCTCCATCGGCGTCGCCTCGGCCTATTTGGCGGGCGCGCGATTGATCCCGGACACGCATTCCAAATCATTCGGAACCATTGATCGAGGGACCGACGGAATTGTCGTCTTTCACCTCACGAACTGGAAGACTCAGCCAATCACCATCGTCGGCGCGCAGTCGGTTTGCACCTGCGTTGCCACTGGGGATCTGCCAATGACGATCCCTCCCGGCGAAACGCGGCCGCTCAACGTCAAACTCAAGACGACCCTGGAGGACGAAGGCCCGGTCAGCCAAGAGATTCTCCTTTTCACCGATGACCGCAAACACCGAACCGTTGGACTGCGAGTCTCGGGAGTCGTGAGGTCCGCGGGACGCTCCATCGAGGAACTCGTCCAAGAGAATCTTGAAAAGACCATCCCCAACGAATCAAGGAAGTGA
- a CDS encoding aminotransferase class IV codes for MSDVAGPRSLACLNGEFAPPEETRVPIWDRGFLFGDSVYEVVRLYDGRCWLESAHLRRLEHSLAAVRITGVDLTQLMSRTRQTIEQSGVREGTVYIQITRGVAPRRHAFPAPGTPPTELIVVQPFDVRPTRLRQETGVGVVSRPDHRWKRCDIKSTNLLANVLAAQDAAEAECLEAVLFDARGYVTEATHSSVLWVRGGRIAATPEGPEILPGTTRHLARKLAERIGRSFVEEEVTLDELRTQTAEVMLVGTTIEVMPVVKLDGRPIRDGRPGPITRALQDAYAQALAEWLAAGPNAPDPWADFGVGMRRSSAHHDTSSASSASLTTAAS; via the coding sequence ATGTCCGACGTCGCCGGTCCACGTAGTCTGGCCTGTCTCAACGGTGAATTTGCCCCGCCCGAGGAAACCCGTGTGCCCATCTGGGATCGCGGGTTTCTCTTCGGCGACTCGGTTTACGAAGTCGTTCGGCTCTACGATGGCCGTTGCTGGCTCGAGTCGGCCCACCTTAGGCGGTTGGAACACAGTTTGGCCGCGGTCCGCATCACCGGTGTCGATTTGACCCAACTAATGAGCCGGACGCGCCAGACTATCGAACAATCCGGAGTGCGCGAAGGAACCGTCTATATCCAGATTACCCGAGGGGTTGCGCCCCGCCGACACGCCTTCCCTGCGCCTGGGACTCCGCCCACCGAACTGATCGTGGTTCAGCCCTTTGACGTGCGTCCCACCCGTCTTAGGCAGGAAACCGGGGTCGGCGTCGTGAGCCGCCCTGACCACCGTTGGAAACGTTGCGACATCAAGTCGACCAACCTCTTGGCCAACGTCCTGGCAGCTCAGGACGCCGCAGAAGCCGAATGTTTGGAGGCAGTGTTGTTCGACGCGCGGGGATACGTCACCGAGGCGACCCATTCCTCGGTCCTTTGGGTCCGCGGGGGACGCATCGCCGCCACGCCCGAAGGGCCAGAGATTCTGCCCGGCACCACCCGCCACCTTGCTCGCAAGCTGGCCGAGCGAATCGGACGCTCCTTCGTCGAGGAGGAGGTGACGCTAGATGAGCTTCGCACTCAAACCGCCGAGGTCATGCTGGTCGGCACCACCATCGAGGTCATGCCGGTGGTGAAACTCGACGGCCGACCGATTCGAGACGGCCGTCCCGGTCCAATCACCCGCGCTTTGCAGGACGCCTACGCTCAGGCGCTCGCCGAATGGCTCGCCGCCGGTCCCAACGCCCCCGACCCCTGGGCCGACTTTGGTGTTGGTATGCGACGGTCATCCGCCCACCACGACACCTCTAGCGCGTCCTCGGCCTCCCTAACCACGGCGGCGTCCTAA
- the plsX gene encoding phosphate acyltransferase PlsX yields the protein MRIALDVMGGDHAPGPIVKGAVEATRDQPGLTVVLVGPTERIEAELTQFPEADRDRLPIVEASEFITMEDKPVEALRRKRDNSIAKCWGLMARGEVKAVVSAGNTGAMVAAGLMNAKMYLPGIRRPGIAAIFPSHQGPIVIMDVGANLAAKPEDLYQYGVMGAIYSEHVLGVTAPRIGLLNIGSEEGKGNELVRAAFTLFQQSHLANRFVGHVEGRDLYEGHARVVVCEGFVGNVLLKAGEGAVEFLFSVLNQDFAQLSTALPGDLGLQLRDRLRCIKTRFEYQEFGGAPLLGIQGACIICHGSSGDRAIHNALRVAATMAEVKLNELILDALADSPAQPSHADANPVPLGSDPNPA from the coding sequence ATGAGAATTGCCTTGGACGTGATGGGAGGCGACCACGCTCCCGGGCCGATCGTCAAGGGAGCGGTGGAGGCGACGCGGGATCAGCCTGGGTTGACTGTCGTGTTAGTTGGCCCGACCGAACGAATCGAGGCCGAACTGACCCAATTTCCCGAGGCCGACCGCGATCGCCTCCCCATTGTCGAAGCCAGCGAATTCATCACGATGGAGGATAAGCCGGTCGAGGCATTGCGCCGCAAGCGCGACAATTCGATCGCCAAGTGCTGGGGCCTGATGGCCCGGGGCGAGGTTAAGGCGGTCGTCTCAGCAGGCAACACTGGGGCGATGGTGGCCGCTGGATTAATGAATGCCAAGATGTATTTACCCGGTATCAGGCGTCCAGGAATCGCGGCGATCTTCCCGTCGCATCAAGGTCCTATCGTTATTATGGACGTCGGGGCAAACCTCGCCGCCAAACCGGAAGATCTCTATCAGTATGGTGTCATGGGAGCGATTTATTCTGAACACGTTCTCGGCGTCACCGCGCCCCGAATCGGCCTGCTCAACATCGGCTCCGAGGAAGGCAAAGGCAACGAGCTGGTGCGGGCCGCCTTCACGCTCTTCCAGCAAAGCCACCTGGCCAACCGCTTCGTGGGTCACGTCGAGGGCCGCGACCTCTACGAAGGCCACGCCCGCGTCGTTGTCTGCGAAGGCTTCGTGGGCAACGTGCTGCTCAAGGCCGGTGAGGGAGCCGTGGAGTTCCTCTTCTCCGTCCTCAACCAGGACTTCGCTCAGCTCTCCACCGCCCTGCCCGGCGATCTCGGTCTTCAACTCCGCGATCGCCTGAGATGCATCAAGACCCGCTTCGAATATCAAGAGTTCGGCGGCGCGCCGTTGTTGGGCATCCAAGGCGCGTGCATCATCTGTCATGGCTCCTCCGGCGACCGCGCTATTCACAACGCGCTGAGAGTCGCCGCGACCATGGCCGAGGTCAAACTCAACGAACTCATCCTTGATGCCTTGGCAGATTCCCCCGCCCAACCCAGCCACGCCGACGCCAACCCCGTGCCTCTAGGATCAGACCCCAACCCAGCCTAA
- a CDS encoding glycosyltransferase family 4 protein, whose product MPPPTLEPITQLAFLSTASLEPGSEPSEVGDGQRLRVGLLVSWFYPAESGAERQALEQGRELLRQGHQVGVVTGRLPGRPSFERIDGLEVHRVIRSIRLGPLFGLSYLASAVAALIRLGPRFDVIHTHQALWEAIAAGLARPGLGRVPVLVQPASSGAFGEADQLRTLRGWPILLRWMLRNDGFVAISREIADQWRTLGVPEDRLWLSRSGVDARRFHPGPSAWDRPTVDSPPSPLPPRPRVVFTGRLHPQKNLDFLIDVWPEARRRAGGVGSLLLAGDGPERDRLERLAACRLEEFGPEAVGSIRWLGRVADPSELLRACDLFVLPSVAEGMSNSLLEAMASGLPSVVSKIGGNVDLISEGPEATGRLVDPTDRDGWINALSDLLSDPTTRQAMGRRARARIEAEYDLPVVVAANLKIYRELIRRRSRGAAT is encoded by the coding sequence ATGCCTCCGCCGACTCTTGAACCAATTACCCAGCTTGCCTTCCTCTCCACGGCCAGCTTGGAACCAGGATCCGAGCCGAGCGAGGTCGGCGACGGACAACGGTTGCGGGTGGGGTTGCTGGTCAGTTGGTTTTATCCGGCCGAAAGCGGAGCGGAGCGTCAGGCGCTGGAGCAAGGGCGGGAGCTCTTGCGACAAGGCCACCAGGTTGGCGTCGTTACCGGACGTTTGCCGGGCCGTCCCAGCTTCGAGAGGATCGACGGCTTGGAGGTTCACCGAGTCATCCGCTCGATCCGGTTGGGACCGCTCTTCGGCCTCTCCTACCTGGCCTCGGCGGTGGCAGCTTTGATTCGGTTGGGACCACGTTTCGACGTGATTCACACCCACCAAGCGCTTTGGGAAGCGATCGCCGCGGGTCTGGCCCGTCCCGGTCTGGGACGGGTGCCTGTGCTGGTGCAACCGGCCAGTTCGGGTGCCTTCGGCGAAGCCGACCAATTGCGGACCCTGCGAGGCTGGCCGATTTTGCTGCGCTGGATGCTCCGCAACGACGGCTTCGTGGCGATTTCCCGCGAGATCGCCGACCAATGGCGCACCCTTGGCGTGCCCGAGGACCGTCTTTGGCTCAGCCGCAGCGGAGTGGACGCGCGGCGCTTTCATCCCGGTCCGTCCGCCTGGGACCGCCCGACTGTCGATTCGCCCCCGAGTCCCCTGCCGCCCCGCCCCCGAGTGGTGTTCACTGGACGACTTCATCCTCAAAAAAACCTGGATTTCCTGATCGATGTTTGGCCCGAGGCGCGACGGCGGGCCGGCGGAGTCGGTTCGCTGTTGCTGGCCGGTGATGGCCCCGAGCGCGACCGCCTGGAGCGTCTGGCCGCGTGTCGTTTGGAAGAGTTTGGTCCCGAGGCGGTTGGTTCAATCCGCTGGCTGGGACGAGTAGCCGATCCCTCCGAGCTGCTCAGGGCGTGCGACCTGTTCGTGCTGCCCTCGGTGGCCGAAGGGATGAGCAACTCGCTCTTGGAGGCGATGGCCAGCGGCCTGCCCTCGGTGGTCTCGAAAATCGGTGGCAATGTCGATTTGATCTCCGAAGGGCCTGAAGCGACCGGTCGTCTAGTCGATCCCACCGACCGCGACGGCTGGATCAACGCCCTAAGCGACTTGTTGAGCGATCCGACGACTCGTCAAGCGATGGGCCGACGCGCCCGCGCCCGTATCGAAGCCGAGTACGACCTCCCGGTAGTGGTGGCCGCAAATCTCAAGATCTATCGAGAATTAATCCGCCGTCGAAGTCGCGGGGCGGCGACTTGA
- a CDS encoding phosphoribosylanthranilate isomerase, giving the protein MSLPDHAYAAVSSSSPLRVKICGVVNLAAANAARRAGADWIGLNFSPPSPRALDPPESAAEIVAALGHERVVGLFVNRPVPEIAAFAQRVGLRLIQLHGDETPKEAQLLASAGLQVIKAFRIGDAEAIAQARRWLDQAHALTQGQVPFACLFDAFVPGRFGGTGATLAASLLEGLRPMMASSALRPILAGGLTPENLAERLELCPARPWMVDVAGGVESAPGVKDPTRMAAFVAAARRFAASRFE; this is encoded by the coding sequence ATGAGCCTCCCCGATCACGCTTACGCCGCCGTGTCTTCATCCTCCCCGCTTCGCGTCAAGATCTGCGGCGTGGTGAACCTGGCTGCGGCCAACGCTGCGCGTCGAGCCGGAGCTGACTGGATCGGGTTGAATTTCTCTCCCCCCTCACCACGCGCTCTTGATCCGCCCGAGTCCGCCGCCGAGATTGTCGCGGCCTTGGGACATGAGCGGGTGGTGGGTCTGTTCGTCAACCGTCCCGTGCCCGAGATCGCGGCATTCGCCCAGCGCGTGGGGCTGCGTCTGATCCAACTCCACGGCGATGAGACACCCAAGGAGGCCCAACTCCTAGCGTCCGCCGGGCTTCAGGTGATCAAGGCGTTTCGCATCGGAGACGCCGAGGCGATTGCCCAGGCGCGACGATGGCTTGACCAGGCTCACGCTCTTACCCAAGGCCAAGTCCCCTTCGCTTGCCTCTTCGACGCCTTCGTGCCCGGTCGTTTCGGCGGCACCGGCGCAACCCTAGCGGCCTCGCTTCTTGAAGGCTTGCGTCCCATGATGGCCTCATCGGCGCTCCGTCCCATCCTCGCCGGCGGCTTGACGCCGGAGAACCTCGCCGAACGCTTGGAGCTGTGTCCAGCGCGGCCCTGGATGGTTGATGTTGCCGGAGGCGTGGAATCCGCCCCTGGAGTCAAAGACCCCACGCGGATGGCGGCGTTCGTGGCCGCGGCTCGCCGGTTCGCCGCTTCCCGTTTCGAGTGA
- a CDS encoding DUF3656 domain-containing U32 family peptidase has translation MSASPDPSPGSTALSPLTPPELLAPAGDWECLRAAIENGADAVYLGLRGGHNARARAANFALEELPEVMATLHHRGVKGFVTLNTLVFPRELDDLEPLVRRIAEAGTDAVIVQDLGLVRLIRAITPDLEIHASTQMSVTSASGVRLARELGCARVVLARELSLKEIAAIRREVDLPVEVFVHGALCVAYSGQCLTSEALGGRSANRGACAQACRMPYEIVRDGELMDLDHQKYLVSPQDLAAHDLIPQLAALGVASLKIEGRLKGPEYVAGVVRHYRRVLDQLADRGPEEATRAALDPEAIRTLELTFSRGLTHGFLEGLNHKKLVRGDYAKKRGLFLGQVTSVRGGWIGVNLAAPVKPGDGLVFDGDERLDVPEQGGRVYQLRRLSRRARLDPVDRAEAGLVELAFSRRDLDPNQIHVGQRVWKTDDPELNRALRATFEGGKPRRRLRLDLTLRARLGAPLRLEGRVPEWSRMESGKELHVVVESPEPLVEAHSRPIEEAELRNQLDRLGDTVYQLGRLTIERDPAAHLPKSLLNQMRRALTAQLDRLATAPPHRVLASEPVLPALRRAVPRCDVGTTTTPTESPRLSVLCRNSAQAEAIAALGPDLLTLEYHDLRNYRESIARIRSIAPNLPIHVATPRIEKPGEAPIFRYLMKSKPDGLLVRNHGGLEFCATHKVPFVADFSLNAANELTVALLLDKGASRVTASYDLSLEQVLDLLEPTRLDPSRVEIVLHQHIPMFHMAHCVFCAFLSPGTDKTNCGRPCDRHEVKLRDRVGAEHPLKADVGCRNTLFNATAQSAVRDLPRLRERGAVWYRVELLDEPPQTAAAIVELYQQALQDATIGRSVWTKLNAEFGYGLTRGTFGHQTPESNLVQIRRRSPAHGVREGVGLGGSSP, from the coding sequence ATGAGCGCCTCTCCCGATCCATCGCCGGGTTCGACGGCGTTGTCTCCGCTGACGCCGCCGGAGTTGCTGGCCCCGGCCGGTGATTGGGAGTGTTTGCGAGCGGCGATCGAAAATGGAGCCGACGCCGTCTACCTAGGGCTGCGGGGCGGACACAACGCCCGCGCCCGCGCGGCCAACTTCGCGCTGGAGGAGCTGCCGGAGGTGATGGCGACGCTCCATCATCGGGGAGTCAAAGGATTTGTCACTCTGAATACCTTGGTCTTTCCCCGCGAACTCGACGACCTGGAGCCGCTGGTTCGTCGAATCGCCGAAGCTGGCACCGACGCGGTGATTGTGCAGGACCTGGGGTTGGTTCGCCTCATTCGCGCGATCACGCCCGACCTGGAGATTCACGCCTCCACGCAGATGTCGGTCACCAGCGCCTCGGGAGTCAGGTTGGCCCGCGAGTTGGGATGCGCTCGGGTAGTGCTGGCCCGCGAGCTTTCGCTCAAAGAGATTGCCGCGATTCGCCGCGAAGTCGATCTCCCGGTCGAGGTGTTCGTGCATGGAGCGCTTTGCGTGGCCTACTCGGGCCAATGTCTTACCAGCGAGGCGCTGGGGGGGCGCTCAGCCAACCGCGGGGCATGCGCGCAGGCGTGCCGAATGCCTTACGAAATCGTCCGCGATGGCGAATTGATGGATCTGGATCATCAGAAATATCTCGTGAGTCCGCAGGACCTGGCCGCGCACGATTTGATTCCCCAACTCGCTGCCCTCGGAGTCGCCAGTCTCAAGATCGAAGGACGGCTCAAAGGTCCCGAATATGTGGCGGGGGTGGTGCGGCATTATCGCCGCGTCCTGGACCAACTCGCGGACCGGGGACCGGAGGAGGCCACCCGCGCGGCGCTTGATCCCGAGGCGATCCGAACGCTGGAGTTGACCTTCTCGCGCGGTTTGACCCACGGCTTTCTCGAAGGTCTCAACCACAAGAAGCTGGTTCGGGGCGACTACGCCAAGAAGCGGGGGTTGTTCCTCGGCCAGGTGACTTCGGTTCGGGGTGGTTGGATCGGAGTGAACCTCGCCGCGCCGGTCAAGCCGGGCGACGGGTTGGTATTTGATGGCGATGAACGACTCGACGTGCCTGAACAAGGAGGGCGGGTCTACCAGCTTCGCCGTCTCAGCCGGCGCGCTCGACTCGACCCTGTTGATCGCGCGGAGGCTGGCCTAGTTGAACTAGCGTTTAGTCGTCGCGATCTCGACCCGAACCAAATTCATGTGGGACAACGGGTCTGGAAAACCGACGACCCTGAACTCAACCGGGCGTTGCGCGCCACCTTCGAGGGCGGCAAGCCCCGGCGTCGTTTGCGACTTGATCTGACCTTGAGAGCCCGGCTCGGTGCGCCGTTGCGTCTGGAGGGGCGGGTGCCGGAATGGTCGCGGATGGAGTCTGGGAAAGAGCTTCACGTGGTGGTCGAGTCGCCCGAGCCTCTGGTCGAGGCGCACTCGCGGCCCATTGAGGAGGCGGAACTTCGCAATCAGCTAGACCGTCTGGGTGACACGGTTTATCAATTGGGTCGCTTGACTATTGAACGCGACCCCGCCGCGCATCTGCCCAAAAGTTTGCTCAACCAAATGCGTCGGGCGTTGACGGCTCAACTCGACCGCTTGGCTACCGCGCCTCCTCATCGCGTTTTGGCGTCGGAGCCAGTGTTGCCCGCGCTGCGCCGGGCGGTTCCCCGTTGCGATGTCGGGACCACGACCACCCCGACGGAATCCCCGCGGTTGTCAGTGCTTTGCCGCAACTCGGCTCAAGCCGAGGCCATCGCCGCGCTTGGACCCGACCTCTTGACGTTAGAGTATCACGACCTCCGAAATTATCGGGAGTCGATTGCACGGATACGGTCGATCGCGCCGAACTTGCCCATTCATGTGGCGACTCCGCGTATTGAAAAACCAGGTGAAGCACCGATTTTCAGATATTTGATGAAGTCCAAGCCCGATGGTCTTCTGGTGCGGAATCACGGCGGGTTGGAGTTTTGCGCGACACACAAGGTGCCGTTCGTGGCCGATTTCTCGCTCAATGCCGCCAATGAATTGACCGTCGCCCTGCTACTGGACAAAGGAGCCTCGCGCGTCACCGCTTCCTACGATTTGAGTCTTGAGCAAGTGCTTGATCTGTTGGAGCCGACTCGCCTCGATCCGTCGCGGGTGGAGATCGTTCTGCACCAACATATTCCCATGTTCCACATGGCGCATTGCGTCTTCTGCGCGTTTCTTTCGCCGGGGACCGACAAGACCAATTGTGGGCGTCCATGCGATCGTCACGAGGTCAAGCTGCGCGATCGTGTTGGGGCGGAGCATCCGCTCAAAGCCGACGTGGGGTGCCGCAACACCCTCTTCAACGCGACCGCCCAGTCCGCCGTCCGCGACTTGCCCCGCCTGCGCGAGCGGGGAGCGGTTTGGTATCGAGTCGAACTTCTCGACGAACCCCCCCAGACGGCCGCGGCCATAGTCGAGTTGTATCAACAAGCGCTCCAAGACGCGACCATTGGCCGGTCGGTTTGGACCAAATTGAACGCCGAATTTGGTTATGGGTTGACTCGGGGAACCTTCGGCCACCAAACGCCCGAATCGAATCTGGTTCAGATTCGCCGACGTTCTCCCGCGCATGGGGTGAGGGAGGGGGTTGGTTTGGGCGGATCCTCACCGTGA
- the trxA gene encoding thioredoxin: MAGHVAEFTDANWTTEVMESPIPVLVDFWAPWCGPCRTLAPTIEKLAAEFEGRVKVGKMNTDENPNIPGGLRISAIPTVILFHEGKVVDRLVGVTPEGKFRDVLAKINIQ, encoded by the coding sequence ATGGCCGGGCACGTCGCCGAATTCACCGACGCCAATTGGACCACCGAGGTGATGGAATCCCCCATTCCCGTGCTGGTTGATTTTTGGGCCCCCTGGTGTGGTCCCTGCCGTACTCTGGCGCCGACCATCGAGAAGCTGGCCGCCGAGTTCGAGGGCCGAGTCAAAGTCGGCAAGATGAATACTGATGAGAATCCCAACATTCCTGGTGGTTTGCGAATCTCTGCGATTCCCACCGTGATCTTGTTCCATGAGGGGAAGGTGGTCGATCGGCTCGTCGGCGTCACGCCGGAGGGCAAGTTCCGCGACGTGTTGGCCAAGATCAACATCCAGTGA
- a CDS encoding DUF1559 domain-containing protein, giving the protein MSQFVPSKGAAEEYIHQFETFEPTKVADSQFKLSQFGLPDSLLDFEPGGEPAWPTWSIWAGLAVVALLVSIVLRVVALRSNRVASLSAARSGFTLIELLVVIAVIAALIALLLPAVQSAREAARRAQCANHLKQFGLGLQNYHDVFGCLPPGRIKSYDPRYSGPNPPCTSLLIDKSLHVFILPFVEQTPLHNAINQNLTVFGVENRTIHTVSVGIYACPSDPDSGRPREMAFEGRFTPDDLLSPDTRLQMVFTSYVGCMGTLRTHGFPLPWDNCVVPPMRFAQMNGVFHDLSPVTLAMVRDGLSHTLFVSEKATTLLRELDALDPSLSKRFGWYVAGNWGDTVFTTMYPPNAPKKLSRVATLGWIHSASSLHPGGLNALMGDGSVRFVKETISSWPNNVASGLPVGASEHSQGWWENVPASGVWQMLSTRNGGEIISAEDY; this is encoded by the coding sequence GTGAGTCAGTTTGTGCCTTCAAAAGGAGCAGCCGAAGAGTACATTCATCAATTCGAGACATTTGAACCAACCAAGGTGGCGGATTCCCAATTCAAACTCAGCCAGTTTGGTCTTCCCGACTCACTGTTGGACTTCGAGCCCGGGGGCGAACCGGCCTGGCCCACCTGGTCCATCTGGGCGGGTCTGGCGGTTGTCGCGCTCTTGGTGTCCATCGTTCTCCGAGTCGTCGCCTTGAGGTCGAACCGGGTGGCCTCTCTCAGCGCGGCGCGATCGGGGTTCACCCTGATCGAGTTGCTGGTGGTGATCGCCGTCATCGCGGCGCTGATCGCCTTGCTCCTCCCCGCCGTCCAATCCGCGCGGGAGGCGGCGCGACGGGCGCAATGCGCCAACCATCTCAAGCAATTTGGTCTGGGCTTGCAGAACTACCACGACGTGTTCGGTTGTCTGCCGCCGGGTCGCATCAAATCCTACGATCCGCGCTACTCCGGTCCCAATCCACCTTGCACATCGTTGCTCATTGACAAAAGCCTCCACGTTTTTATTCTGCCGTTCGTGGAACAAACTCCTCTTCACAATGCGATTAATCAGAATTTGACTGTCTTCGGGGTGGAGAACCGGACAATTCATACCGTTTCGGTCGGGATTTACGCCTGTCCCAGCGACCCTGACTCGGGCCGGCCCCGCGAGATGGCCTTCGAGGGGAGATTCACACCGGACGACTTGCTTTCTCCCGACACGCGGTTACAAATGGTGTTCACCAGTTACGTGGGGTGTATGGGCACACTTCGAACTCATGGATTTCCGTTGCCTTGGGACAACTGCGTGGTCCCTCCCATGAGGTTCGCTCAAATGAACGGGGTCTTTCACGACCTCTCACCCGTGACCCTGGCGATGGTCCGCGACGGCCTGAGCCATACCCTGTTCGTGTCCGAAAAGGCCACGACCCTGCTTCGGGAACTCGACGCGCTGGATCCTTCGCTTTCCAAGCGGTTTGGTTGGTACGTCGCCGGCAACTGGGGCGATACGGTCTTCACCACGATGTATCCGCCCAACGCCCCCAAGAAACTGAGCCGGGTTGCAACTTTGGGGTGGATTCACTCGGCGTCGAGCCTCCACCCCGGCGGCTTGAACGCGCTGATGGGCGACGGCTCGGTTCGTTTCGTGAAAGAGACCATCTCCTCCTGGCCCAATAACGTGGCCAGCGGTCTTCCCGTCGGAGCCAGCGAGCACAGCCAAGGGTGGTGGGAGAATGTGCCCGCCTCGGGCGTCTGGCAAATGCTCAGCACCCGTAACGGTGGGGAAATCATCTCGGCGGAGGATTATTAA
- the fabG gene encoding 3-oxoacyl-[acyl-carrier-protein] reductase, with the protein MSSAAETFQGCLVDLTGQTALVTGASRGIGRAIAHQLARCGANLALVARSEASLHSVIEEIAALGTPGKVQAFPGDVGKAEEIEAIVAKVEETMGGRIEILVNNAGITRDGLLLNMSDDQWDEVILVNLRSVFVFCRAVARLMLRQRYGRIVNVSSVSGVVGNAGQTNYSASKAGVIGFTKALSRELGKRKITANVVAPGFIATDMTERLPDDIKKMVKEKTSLQRMGEPSEIADAVTWLVGPGAGYVTGQVIVVDGGLT; encoded by the coding sequence ATGAGTTCCGCCGCTGAAACCTTTCAAGGATGTTTGGTTGATCTGACCGGGCAAACCGCCCTGGTGACAGGGGCTTCACGGGGCATTGGCCGGGCGATTGCCCACCAGTTGGCTCGCTGTGGCGCGAATCTGGCCCTGGTGGCCCGCAGCGAGGCGTCCCTGCATTCGGTGATTGAGGAAATCGCCGCCCTGGGCACACCCGGCAAGGTCCAGGCGTTCCCCGGCGACGTCGGCAAGGCTGAGGAGATCGAGGCGATCGTCGCCAAGGTCGAGGAGACGATGGGTGGGCGCATCGAAATCCTGGTCAACAACGCCGGAATCACCCGCGACGGTCTCTTATTGAATATGTCTGACGATCAATGGGACGAGGTCATCCTGGTCAACCTCCGCAGCGTCTTCGTCTTCTGTCGCGCAGTGGCGCGGTTGATGCTCCGCCAGCGTTACGGGCGGATCGTCAACGTGTCGAGCGTGTCCGGGGTAGTGGGCAACGCCGGCCAAACCAATTACTCGGCCAGCAAGGCCGGGGTGATCGGGTTCACCAAGGCACTTTCGCGTGAGTTGGGTAAGCGCAAAATCACCGCCAACGTGGTCGCTCCCGGCTTCATCGCCACTGACATGACCGAGAGGTTGCCCGACGACATCAAGAAGATGGTCAAAGAAAAGACCTCACTGCAACGCATGGGGGAACCGTCCGAAATCGCCGACGCCGTGACCTGGTTGGTCGGCCCGGGAGCGGGTTACGTCACCGGTCAGGTCATTGTGGTAGACGGCGGTCTGACATAA